Proteins from a genomic interval of Flammeovirgaceae bacterium SG7u.111:
- a CDS encoding multidrug effflux MFS transporter, whose amino-acid sequence MSIKRSNKYFVPIMSIAVAILATMSPFATDTYLAAMPEMAEFFGVPIGKIEFTITLYLLGFALGNFVGGPLSDSFGRKPIAIIGVSLYGISSILMAFTTEIEQLWALRIIQAFGGGFGTVTSMVFVRDWFEGKQMARMATIIGMIMMVAPMIAPIIGTFIIHQSDWKGIFFFLAFFATVLFMVITLVLPESRKPELITKQLNSKQFFGKYIPFFKSKKAVLMLFTLGFSSASLFVFVTGSSFMYLTYYGFSKTMFPILFGANIALSIILSFLNTILLKWFEPEQILRTGINLQLLAGTVIAITVLVVPHPPIWIIFPSMVLLIGTLGLVFGNGTAIILNLLPEISGSANATIGVTRFVISFFSSSITALFHTNDLVPIGLTIFGSVLLSNIFVFYFRRVHKRSSRKDVCGQQIALGNA is encoded by the coding sequence ATGTCCATCAAAAGATCAAACAAATATTTTGTCCCAATTATGTCCATAGCAGTGGCTATTCTCGCCACTATGTCGCCTTTTGCTACCGACACCTACTTGGCTGCTATGCCAGAAATGGCGGAATTCTTTGGGGTACCCATTGGTAAAATCGAATTCACCATCACCCTTTATCTCTTAGGCTTTGCCTTGGGCAATTTTGTTGGCGGCCCTCTGTCCGATTCTTTCGGCAGAAAACCCATCGCCATCATAGGGGTGTCATTATACGGCATTAGCTCTATTCTAATGGCATTTACCACTGAGATAGAACAATTATGGGCCTTACGAATTATCCAAGCATTTGGCGGAGGTTTTGGCACGGTAACTTCCATGGTATTTGTCCGAGATTGGTTTGAGGGGAAGCAAATGGCTCGCATGGCCACAATCATTGGTATGATCATGATGGTTGCCCCTATGATTGCACCGATAATCGGCACATTTATCATCCATCAATCTGATTGGAAAGGAATCTTTTTCTTTTTAGCATTTTTTGCAACAGTCTTATTCATGGTGATCACATTAGTGCTGCCAGAGTCGAGGAAACCTGAACTGATAACTAAGCAATTGAACTCAAAACAGTTTTTTGGGAAATACATTCCTTTTTTCAAATCTAAAAAAGCGGTGCTGATGCTTTTTACTTTGGGATTCTCATCAGCAAGCTTGTTTGTCTTTGTTACAGGTTCATCATTCATGTACCTGACCTACTATGGTTTTTCAAAAACGATGTTTCCTATTCTGTTTGGGGCAAACATCGCCTTGAGCATAATTCTTTCTTTTTTGAATACAATACTGCTTAAATGGTTTGAACCTGAACAAATTTTGAGAACGGGAATTAACTTGCAACTATTGGCGGGTACAGTCATTGCCATTACTGTTTTGGTAGTTCCCCACCCTCCCATTTGGATCATATTTCCATCCATGGTCCTTCTGATTGGGACGCTGGGTTTGGTGTTTGGAAATGGAACGGCAATTATATTAAACTTGCTGCCAGAAATTAGTGGGTCAGCCAATGCTACTATTGGGGTAACCCGATTTGTGATCAGCTTTTTTTCCAGCTCCATCACGGCATTGTTCCACACTAACGACTTAGTGCCTATTGGGCTGACCATTTTTGGAAGTGTATTGCTCTCAAATATATTTGTGTTCTACTTCAGAAGAGTTCACAAACGGAGTAGTAGGAAAGACGTTTGTGGGCAACAAATAGCTTTGGGAAATGCTTAA
- a CDS encoding SemiSWEET transporter, with product MENFGIIAAVLTTGAYLPQALKTIKTGNTESLSLTTFSMMFIGTICWSTYGLYIGDVPLLIANVITTALSGVILTMKVRSKIAKRQV from the coding sequence ATGGAGAATTTTGGAATTATTGCAGCAGTTTTGACAACCGGGGCTTATTTGCCACAAGCACTCAAAACCATTAAGACGGGTAATACGGAAAGCCTTAGCCTTACCACGTTTTCAATGATGTTTATTGGAACAATTTGCTGGAGTACCTATGGGCTTTATATTGGAGACGTCCCCTTGTTAATTGCCAATGTGATTACCACTGCTCTTTCGGGGGTGATTTTGACAATGAAAGTTCGCTCGAAAATAGCCAAAAGACAGGTTTAG
- a CDS encoding ATP-binding protein codes for MNNTNKGALLEIKNKVLNVALVACASIGFVAHTVAIAVDWGEALSLTFYIQTCALLMLITLAIYRKKLSFGLKVYILIFVVFIAIAAGLYSFGILASSSVFIVALPIFASFNLSIKKSFILWLFLILMYVTFGILFLEGVLVYPFDMSEYLENSSLWLVERIVDLVLASIGLLFIGHYFTQALINNQEEIEAQKNQLLLHKEQLEELVKERTRELELANKELSLQSKQIKDQNRELQSIIEHLKETQTQLVQSEKMASLGVLTAGVAHEINNPLNFIHSGVNGLENQLNNPEIANKKDTVFFINTIKTGIKRVVSIVKSLGQFSRSNVAQDEVCDIHNIIENCLVMLQHKHKGLIRIEKDYTKELVEVMGNDGKLHQVFLNILSNAIQAIEQEGLIEINSSIENDKVVVRIKDNGCGISDEYISKITDPFFTTKRPGEGTGLGLSITVKIVVEHKGLLEFQSEENKGTTAIISLPLQAEPAQELKATN; via the coding sequence ATGAATAATACCAATAAGGGAGCACTGTTAGAGATAAAAAACAAAGTTCTTAATGTAGCGCTAGTTGCATGTGCCAGTATTGGTTTTGTTGCCCATACCGTTGCCATAGCGGTAGATTGGGGAGAAGCATTAAGCCTTACTTTCTATATACAGACTTGTGCTTTACTCATGCTTATTACACTTGCCATATACAGGAAAAAACTTTCTTTTGGGCTAAAGGTGTACATATTGATTTTTGTGGTTTTTATAGCTATTGCTGCTGGACTGTATTCTTTTGGGATCTTGGCGTCTAGTTCTGTTTTTATAGTAGCCCTTCCTATTTTTGCATCGTTCAACCTTTCCATCAAAAAGTCATTTATCCTGTGGCTGTTCCTTATTTTGATGTATGTGACTTTTGGTATACTTTTTTTAGAAGGGGTTTTGGTATATCCATTTGATATGTCCGAGTATTTGGAAAACAGTAGTCTGTGGCTGGTAGAAAGAATAGTCGATTTAGTTCTAGCTTCTATAGGGCTACTTTTTATAGGACATTATTTTACCCAAGCGCTTATAAACAATCAGGAAGAGATTGAAGCTCAGAAAAATCAGTTGCTTTTGCATAAAGAACAACTTGAAGAATTGGTAAAAGAGCGTACAAGAGAATTAGAGTTGGCAAATAAAGAGTTGAGCCTACAAAGCAAGCAGATAAAAGATCAAAATAGAGAACTCCAATCGATCATTGAACATTTAAAAGAAACACAGACCCAACTGGTTCAGTCTGAAAAAATGGCTTCTCTAGGTGTGCTTACTGCTGGCGTTGCCCATGAAATAAATAACCCCTTGAATTTTATTCATTCGGGTGTAAATGGACTTGAAAACCAGCTCAACAACCCAGAGATTGCAAATAAAAAAGATACGGTTTTCTTTATCAACACCATTAAAACTGGTATAAAAAGAGTGGTATCTATTGTCAAAAGCCTTGGGCAGTTCAGCAGAAGCAATGTGGCTCAAGATGAAGTTTGTGACATCCATAACATTATTGAGAATTGCCTGGTGATGCTACAACACAAGCACAAGGGGCTTATTAGAATCGAAAAAGACTATACAAAAGAGCTGGTTGAGGTAATGGGAAATGATGGAAAGTTGCACCAAGTCTTCCTCAATATTTTATCAAATGCAATTCAGGCTATAGAGCAAGAGGGGCTAATAGAAATAAATTCATCCATTGAGAATGATAAAGTAGTAGTAAGAATTAAGGATAATGGCTGTGGGATTAGCGATGAATATATTTCTAAAATCACCGACCCATTCTTTACCACCAAGCGACCAGGAGAAGGTACAGGCTTAGGTTTATCTATCACGGTAAAGATTGTAGTAGAGCACAAAGGGTTGCTAGAGTTCCAATCGGAAGAAAACAAAGGGACGACAGCCATCATTTCTTTACCTCTTCAAGCTGAGCCGGCACAAGAATTGAAAGCCACAAATTAA
- a CDS encoding methyltransferase domain-containing protein: protein MFSAKEVGDYYDQTHVHYEKWWGLRKNLSLHYGIWDENTRTFEESLANTNAVLLEKAGIRKGDNVLDAGCGVGGAAFFIHKEVGAKVTGLSLSKKQLAFAQRTVAHRELDEVLNFQFMDFTQTTFPAESFDVVWACESVCHTPDKNDFIKEAYRLLKKGGRLIMSDFFLTEERQEDKHEWITKWGNTWGVPNFVSASYFASKLDEAGFSKVDLFDYTRNIKKSARRMYAGSLMGAIPSELYNLFHPRVTRFAKSHYKCGYYQYKALQEDLWKYKVVLAVK, encoded by the coding sequence ATGTTTTCAGCAAAAGAGGTAGGAGATTATTACGATCAAACTCACGTACATTATGAAAAGTGGTGGGGGTTGAGAAAAAACCTGTCCCTTCACTATGGGATATGGGATGAGAACACGCGTACTTTTGAAGAATCCCTGGCAAACACTAATGCTGTTTTGTTGGAAAAGGCTGGGATTCGAAAAGGGGACAATGTATTGGATGCGGGTTGCGGAGTAGGAGGTGCTGCTTTTTTTATCCACAAAGAAGTAGGGGCTAAAGTTACGGGGCTTTCCCTAAGTAAAAAGCAACTGGCTTTTGCCCAACGAACTGTCGCACATAGAGAGTTGGATGAAGTTTTGAACTTTCAGTTTATGGATTTTACCCAAACAACATTTCCTGCCGAGTCTTTCGATGTTGTTTGGGCTTGTGAATCTGTTTGCCATACTCCAGACAAAAATGATTTTATAAAGGAAGCATACCGTTTGTTAAAAAAAGGAGGAAGGCTTATCATGAGTGATTTTTTCCTTACAGAAGAAAGGCAAGAGGATAAGCATGAATGGATAACCAAATGGGGGAATACTTGGGGAGTGCCTAATTTTGTTTCGGCGTCATATTTTGCAAGTAAACTTGATGAAGCTGGTTTCAGCAAGGTTGATCTGTTCGATTATACTCGTAATATAAAAAAAAGTGCTCGACGAATGTATGCCGGTTCGCTTATGGGGGCAATCCCATCCGAATTATATAACCTTTTTCACCCAAGGGTAACCCGGTTTGCCAAGTCTCATTACAAATGTGGGTATTATCAGTACAAGGCTCTTCAAGAAGACCTTTGGAAGTATAAAGTAGTGCTAGCAGTGAAATAA
- a CDS encoding potassium/proton antiporter: MDVTIELIIILFSFLVAFGILIYNPAKFLGIPSLVIFMGIGLALGNGEGGLPVFDFPEFTSFISSLALNLIIFSGGFQSPMEKIKGAFKEGIVLSTVGVLITAITIGFITHWVTGLPLLISILFGAIASSTDAASVFSIIESKNIKFRHRTDTILEFESATNDPMALILVTVFTLILSSKEGAEVSYFYYVFLFFKQLTLGGLGGWAMATGVGKLLQKITLQERGSVPIFIIAILMITVFGIDLLGGNMLIAAYVFGVVLGNKEFQGRQLSDTFFHSFSWLGQVTMYLFLGLQLAPNKLIDDFWIALLPALLLIVIARPIGVLISYLPFRKVPLGKKLFISLIGLKGATPIVFAFMPILAGIEGAHILFDMVFFVVVFSIFIQGSLLAPLARKFKLIDEED; the protein is encoded by the coding sequence ATGGACGTAACCATAGAATTGATCATTATCCTTTTTTCATTTTTGGTGGCTTTTGGGATATTGATCTACAATCCAGCCAAATTTTTGGGTATTCCAAGTTTGGTGATTTTTATGGGAATAGGGCTTGCTTTGGGAAATGGAGAAGGAGGGTTGCCCGTTTTCGATTTTCCAGAATTTACCAGTTTTATTAGCTCACTTGCCCTCAACCTTATTATCTTTTCTGGAGGCTTTCAAAGCCCTATGGAAAAAATCAAAGGAGCATTTAAAGAAGGAATTGTTTTGTCCACTGTAGGGGTTCTCATCACCGCCATAACCATAGGGTTTATTACCCATTGGGTAACTGGGTTGCCCTTATTGATTTCCATACTTTTTGGGGCAATCGCATCTTCTACAGATGCGGCTTCGGTTTTCTCTATCATCGAATCTAAAAATATAAAGTTCCGACACAGAACCGATACCATCCTCGAATTTGAATCTGCTACCAATGACCCTATGGCACTCATCCTCGTGACGGTTTTTACACTGATCCTTTCCAGCAAAGAAGGTGCAGAAGTATCTTATTTCTATTATGTATTCTTGTTTTTCAAACAACTCACCCTCGGTGGGCTAGGCGGTTGGGCAATGGCTACAGGAGTTGGTAAGTTATTGCAAAAAATCACCTTGCAAGAGCGAGGCAGCGTCCCTATATTCATCATTGCAATCTTGATGATAACCGTGTTTGGAATTGATTTGCTTGGTGGAAACATGCTTATCGCAGCCTATGTATTTGGGGTTGTATTAGGAAATAAAGAATTTCAAGGAAGGCAATTGAGTGATACATTTTTCCATTCTTTCTCTTGGCTGGGGCAAGTGACCATGTATCTCTTTTTAGGCTTGCAACTTGCCCCCAATAAATTAATCGATGACTTTTGGATTGCCCTCTTACCCGCCTTGTTGCTGATTGTTATTGCCCGACCAATCGGAGTACTAATCAGCTATCTTCCTTTCAGAAAAGTGCCCTTAGGCAAAAAGCTATTCATTTCCCTCATTGGGCTAAAAGGCGCTACACCAATTGTATTTGCCTTCATGCCCATACTGGCAGGAATTGAAGGAGCGCATATTCTTTTCGATATGGTCTTCTTCGTTGTTGTCTTTTCTATCTTTATCCAAGGCAGTTTGCTTGCGCCTCTTGCCAGAAAGTTCAAGCTAATAGACGAAGAGGACTAA
- the uvrB gene encoding excinuclease ABC subunit UvrB — protein MDFKLVSNYQPTGDQPEAIKQLTKGVNNNEPAQVLLGVTGSGKTFTMANVIAQTNKPTLVLSHNKTLAAQLYGEFKQFFPENSVEYFVSYYDYYQPEAYIAGSDLYIEKDLAINEEIEKLRLSATSALLSGRRDVIVVASVSCIYGIGNPEEFGKNVIRFKKGDTIPRNHLLYALVDILYSRTEADFKRGNFRVKGDTVDIYPAYADFAYRIFFWDDEIEDIQRIEPDTGKKISSEAAISIFPANLFVTGKDAVHKAIYEIQDDLVAQMTYFEGDRRFLEAKRLKERTEFDLEMIRELGYCSGVENYSRYFDRREPGQRPFCLIDYFPDDFLLMVDESHVTMPQIRAMWGGDRARKTSLVEHGFRLPSALDNRPLTFNEFEELAHQSVYVSATPADYELMKSEGVIVEQIIRPTGLLDPEIFVRPSVNQIDDLLDEIDKTIKAGERVLITTLTKRMAEELTKYLDNIRIKTRYIHSEVKALERVEILRELRLGVFDVLVGVNLLREGLDLPEVSLVAIMDADKEGFLRNERSLIQTIGRAARNSNGKVLMYADKVTASMQRAIDETARRRAKQIEYNKENGITPTTVIKSKDAIMQQTKVADSKKTTKNYYIEEESTIAADPVVAYMKSDEIDKLIAQTKKNMEKAAKDLDFMEAARLRDEMFELEKLKAEKNA, from the coding sequence ATGGATTTCAAACTAGTCTCAAACTATCAACCGACTGGTGATCAACCAGAAGCCATCAAGCAACTGACCAAGGGAGTCAACAACAACGAGCCTGCACAGGTATTGTTAGGTGTGACCGGTTCAGGCAAAACCTTTACCATGGCCAATGTAATTGCCCAGACTAACAAGCCAACACTTGTATTGAGCCACAATAAAACCCTGGCGGCTCAGCTCTACGGAGAGTTCAAGCAGTTTTTCCCTGAAAACTCTGTAGAATACTTCGTGTCCTACTACGATTACTACCAACCTGAGGCCTATATAGCAGGCTCAGATCTATATATTGAAAAAGATTTAGCCATTAACGAAGAAATTGAAAAACTTCGGCTTTCCGCTACCTCCGCACTGCTGAGCGGAAGAAGAGATGTGATAGTAGTAGCTTCAGTTTCTTGTATTTATGGTATAGGAAATCCAGAAGAATTTGGCAAAAATGTAATTCGGTTCAAAAAAGGCGATACGATTCCCCGCAATCATTTGCTTTATGCTTTGGTAGATATTTTATATAGCCGGACCGAAGCGGATTTCAAGAGGGGAAATTTCCGAGTAAAGGGCGACACGGTTGATATCTATCCCGCTTATGCTGATTTTGCCTACCGCATTTTCTTTTGGGATGATGAAATAGAAGACATCCAACGAATAGAGCCCGATACTGGAAAGAAAATATCTAGTGAAGCTGCTATTAGTATTTTCCCAGCCAACCTGTTCGTGACTGGAAAGGATGCGGTACACAAGGCTATCTACGAAATCCAAGATGACTTAGTAGCCCAAATGACCTATTTTGAAGGGGACAGAAGATTTCTTGAAGCCAAAAGGTTGAAAGAAAGAACCGAGTTCGATTTGGAAATGATCCGTGAACTGGGTTACTGCTCAGGAGTGGAGAACTACTCAAGGTATTTTGATAGAAGAGAACCTGGTCAACGACCTTTCTGCCTGATAGATTATTTCCCAGATGATTTTCTCTTGATGGTGGACGAAAGCCATGTAACCATGCCGCAAATACGAGCCATGTGGGGAGGAGACAGGGCAAGGAAAACTTCATTGGTAGAGCACGGTTTTCGATTGCCATCTGCTTTGGATAACCGACCTTTGACCTTCAACGAATTTGAAGAGTTGGCGCACCAAAGTGTATATGTAAGCGCTACTCCAGCCGATTATGAACTAATGAAATCTGAAGGGGTAATTGTAGAACAAATCATCCGACCTACTGGCTTGTTGGATCCTGAGATTTTTGTTCGCCCAAGTGTCAACCAAATTGATGATTTGCTGGATGAGATAGACAAAACCATAAAAGCTGGAGAACGAGTCCTGATTACTACGTTGACCAAACGAATGGCAGAAGAGCTTACCAAGTACCTTGATAATATCCGTATTAAAACCCGCTATATTCACTCCGAGGTAAAAGCATTGGAAAGAGTCGAGATTTTGAGAGAGTTAAGGCTCGGCGTCTTTGATGTGCTTGTAGGTGTAAACTTGCTAAGGGAAGGACTTGATTTGCCAGAAGTTTCCCTTGTAGCAATTATGGATGCCGATAAAGAAGGCTTTTTGAGAAACGAACGTTCACTTATACAGACCATAGGACGCGCAGCAAGGAACTCCAACGGAAAGGTGTTGATGTATGCAGATAAAGTTACTGCTTCGATGCAACGGGCTATAGACGAGACCGCCCGAAGAAGGGCAAAGCAAATTGAGTACAACAAGGAGAACGGCATCACGCCTACTACAGTCATCAAATCGAAAGATGCGATCATGCAACAGACCAAGGTTGCGGATTCTAAAAAGACCACCAAGAACTATTATATAGAGGAAGAAAGCACCATTGCAGCCGATCCGGTAGTGGCGTATATGAAATCCGATGAGATAGATAAACTCATAGCCCAAACCAAAAAGAACATGGAAAAAGCAGCCAAAGACCTTGATTTCATGGAAGCTGCCCGCCTAAGAGATGAAATGTTCGAATTGGAAAAATTGAAAGCAGAGAAAAATGCTTAG
- a CDS encoding gamma-glutamylcyclotransferase family protein, with product MSSEYLFVYGTLMSDFDNGMATLLHMNAAKIGTGTVPGKMSAVMDWHFPYPMAYHIPSSSKLVKGEIYEFDDIELFDIVIREIDKYEGVKPKNDIPSDYDRVKVGVTTEDGNELECWMYVAEDLRKDQNTIASGDFNEFMKDKKK from the coding sequence ATGAGTAGCGAATATCTTTTTGTATACGGCACACTGATGTCAGATTTTGACAACGGTATGGCCACATTGCTTCATATGAATGCAGCGAAAATTGGAACAGGCACGGTTCCTGGGAAAATGTCGGCAGTAATGGACTGGCACTTTCCCTACCCAATGGCCTATCATATACCTTCCTCTTCCAAACTGGTAAAAGGAGAAATATATGAATTTGACGATATAGAACTATTCGATATCGTAATCCGAGAAATAGACAAATACGAGGGGGTTAAGCCCAAAAACGACATTCCCAGCGACTATGATCGCGTAAAAGTAGGAGTAACTACCGAAGATGGGAATGAGTTAGAATGTTGGATGTATGTTGCCGAGGATTTGAGAAAAGATCAAAATACGATTGCCTCAGGTGATTTTAACGAGTTTATGAAAGATAAGAAAAAGTAG
- a CDS encoding MarR family transcriptional regulator translates to MKQNKQKSIGRLISMLHRASAVFFQKEAKQMELSQGQFRILNFIMHHHGSSQNKIQDYFNLDRGTVSVVIKSLEKNGFITRKADEKDKRATCIFPTKKGEETYPAIKEVLNQWNHNLLEGFSPGEKLLAYEFLERMLNNINPIEE, encoded by the coding sequence ATGAAACAGAACAAACAAAAATCTATCGGGCGGCTCATCAGCATGTTGCACCGAGCTTCTGCGGTTTTTTTCCAAAAAGAAGCAAAGCAAATGGAGCTTTCCCAGGGGCAGTTTAGGATTTTGAATTTTATTATGCACCACCATGGTAGCTCACAAAACAAAATTCAAGATTATTTCAACCTTGACCGTGGAACTGTTTCGGTGGTGATAAAAAGCTTAGAAAAAAACGGGTTCATCACCCGCAAAGCAGATGAAAAAGACAAAAGGGCTACGTGTATTTTCCCTACAAAAAAAGGCGAAGAAACATACCCAGCAATAAAGGAAGTACTGAACCAGTGGAATCATAACCTCCTAGAAGGGTTTTCTCCGGGGGAAAAACTATTAGCCTACGAGTTCCTTGAGCGAATGCTCAACAATATAAATCCAATTGAAGAGTGA
- a CDS encoding NADH-quinone oxidoreductase subunit N — MLDISKKLEGIIGSMAWVAPELWLVLLLSSILVLDLILLKKENKTSLLYIAIAGLVVSLFFINQPAEGIPADLFLGMLAPSATATFFKNIFVLSGIATLLLTLMGKKAKSTPGEFFVILLAIILGLNLMVMASNLLMVYLAIELVSISSYTLTFFKFDKKSAEGSMKYLLFGAVSSAVMLYGISLLYGMNGSLSLNMDLSATNPMVSFVALALTFGGLLFKISAPPFHVWTPDVYESAPTPLAAFFSVAPKAAGIGVFINLTQSIANFSDQTALLSFLAIAAGLSMLIGNFSAIWQKNAKRMLAYSSIAHAGFLMLVLFSWQYSGKEAVLFYIGTYFLMNFAAFGLVHFVEEQKGSALFNAMNGLGMRLPFLGILMIIVMISLTGLPPTAGFTAKLFIFSGLWEAYSASGNQLLLTLFIFGLANTLVALFYYIRIPFVMFFKKEEGKTTFQPSIFEILFLAILSLSLLAIFFQPSWLLGLVG, encoded by the coding sequence ATGCTAGATATATCAAAAAAATTAGAGGGAATCATTGGAAGTATGGCTTGGGTTGCGCCCGAGCTTTGGCTAGTGCTGTTGCTTTCTTCTATTTTGGTGTTGGATTTGATTTTACTCAAAAAGGAGAACAAAACCAGCTTGCTCTACATCGCTATAGCAGGCTTGGTCGTAAGTTTGTTTTTCATCAACCAACCTGCGGAAGGCATTCCCGCTGATCTGTTTTTGGGCATGCTCGCTCCTAGCGCTACGGCTACTTTCTTCAAAAACATCTTCGTCCTTAGCGGAATTGCCACATTGCTGCTTACCCTGATGGGCAAAAAAGCCAAAAGCACGCCTGGCGAGTTTTTCGTTATTTTACTCGCCATTATTCTGGGCTTGAACCTGATGGTAATGGCAAGCAACCTGCTTATGGTCTATCTCGCCATCGAACTAGTTTCCATCAGCTCTTACACCCTAACCTTCTTCAAGTTCGATAAGAAATCGGCAGAGGGAAGCATGAAATACTTGCTATTTGGGGCAGTTTCTTCTGCTGTGATGCTTTACGGGATTTCCCTGCTCTACGGCATGAACGGCTCGCTCTCACTAAACATGGATTTATCTGCTACCAACCCAATGGTTTCTTTTGTGGCCTTAGCGCTCACCTTCGGAGGTTTGCTTTTCAAGATTTCTGCACCACCTTTCCACGTCTGGACGCCCGATGTGTACGAGTCTGCCCCCACTCCTTTGGCAGCGTTTTTTTCCGTTGCACCCAAAGCAGCGGGCATTGGCGTATTCATCAACCTGACCCAAAGCATTGCCAACTTCTCAGACCAAACCGCTTTGCTTAGCTTCTTGGCAATAGCCGCTGGCTTGAGCATGTTGATTGGGAACTTCTCCGCCATTTGGCAAAAGAACGCCAAGCGAATGCTGGCGTATTCGTCCATCGCCCATGCAGGCTTTTTGATGTTGGTTCTGTTTTCTTGGCAGTATTCGGGCAAGGAAGCGGTGTTGTTTTACATCGGCACTTATTTCCTCATGAACTTCGCAGCCTTTGGCTTGGTACATTTTGTGGAAGAACAAAAAGGTTCTGCCTTGTTCAACGCTATGAACGGCTTGGGAATGAGGTTGCCCTTCTTAGGCATCCTTATGATCATTGTGATGATCTCGTTGACAGGCTTGCCACCTACAGCAGGTTTCACCGCGAAGCTATTCATTTTCTCAGGCTTGTGGGAAGCCTATTCTGCCAGTGGAAATCAACTGTTGCTCACCCTGTTCATCTTCGGCTTAGCCAACACCTTGGTCGCCCTGTTCTATTACATTCGCATTCCTTTTGTAATGTTCTTCAAAAAAGAAGAGGGTAAAACCACGTTTCAACCAAGTATTTTTGAAATCCTTTTCTTGGCGATCCTTTCCCTTTCGCTACTAGCGATCTTCTTCCAGCCTAGTTGGTTGTTGGGGTTGGTTGGGTAA